The Microcoleus sp. bin38.metabat.b11b12b14.051 genome contains a region encoding:
- a CDS encoding DUF3038 domain-containing protein encodes MDIAVILMPSETSLTESNPLILDSLPDLSPNDGGCPRRARLQIDLMLLAIEALYLGGAEEMLAVSKELELESIIKNRVVLWLIRNTNPLRRYTQRRSLTVVEAKALVAIACNMARKLTATIRQLLLDSQQLRSRNLPLSENLQLSEYLERFRAHFRSRMNPKRSVVAAYNSDDKLNELALNLLSKLLFCTGTAGMQRFWVSLFDGEVE; translated from the coding sequence ATGGATATTGCCGTGATCTTAATGCCGTCAGAAACTTCGCTTACCGAGTCAAACCCGTTGATTTTAGACAGTTTGCCAGATTTGTCGCCGAATGATGGCGGGTGTCCCCGCCGGGCCAGATTGCAAATTGACTTGATGTTGTTGGCGATCGAGGCCTTGTATCTCGGAGGTGCGGAAGAAATGCTGGCAGTCTCAAAGGAGCTGGAATTGGAGTCAATTATCAAAAATCGGGTGGTTCTGTGGCTGATTCGCAATACTAACCCGCTGAGACGCTATACCCAGCGCCGCTCCCTGACAGTCGTGGAGGCAAAGGCGTTGGTGGCGATCGCCTGCAATATGGCGCGCAAGCTAACGGCGACAATTCGCCAGTTGCTGCTAGATTCGCAACAGTTGCGATCGAGAAATCTCCCCCTCAGCGAGAACTTACAGCTTTCTGAGTATTTAGAACGCTTTCGAGCTCACTTTCGATCGCGCATGAATCCGAAGCGATCTGTAGTTGCAGCTTACAATTCTGACGACAAGCTCAACGAACTAGCTTTGAACTTGTTGAGCAAACTGCTATTTTGTACGGGTACAGCAGGAATGCAGCGCTTCTGGGTTAGCCTGTTTGATGGAGAAGTTGAGTAA
- the fraC gene encoding filament integrity protein FraC yields MIATIFPFRTVLVQILVLFVAIAIESWFLQKLLKLDPKTSVQYAAILNLSCNCIGWLVFFGLESVLSKELRERLIDYVLLGGEQDYYAILTAIAACILAVTLIGKWQALELLDNLVGRNKKAAVTREFKRSFSLTRRAPAKKLFKVSTQFGAIVISHTVSNSLILAVLFLQNIH; encoded by the coding sequence ATGATTGCAACTATTTTCCCATTTCGGACTGTTTTGGTGCAAATTTTAGTTTTGTTTGTGGCGATCGCGATCGAATCGTGGTTTCTGCAAAAACTCCTGAAACTCGACCCCAAAACCAGCGTTCAATATGCAGCCATCCTCAATCTCTCGTGCAATTGCATAGGTTGGTTAGTTTTTTTTGGGCTTGAAAGCGTGCTTTCCAAAGAGCTGCGGGAACGGCTGATCGATTATGTTTTATTGGGCGGGGAGCAGGATTATTACGCAATCCTAACTGCGATCGCCGCCTGCATATTGGCAGTTACTTTGATCGGCAAGTGGCAAGCATTAGAACTGTTAGACAACTTGGTGGGCCGGAATAAAAAAGCTGCTGTCACACGCGAGTTCAAACGGTCGTTTTCCCTCACCCGCCGCGCTCCGGCGAAAAAGTTGTTCAAAGTAAGTACCCAATTTGGGGCAATCGTCATCTCCCACACTGTCAGCAACAGCCTAATTTTAGCCGTGTTATTTTTGCAAAACATCCATTAA
- a CDS encoding cation:proton antiporter, with protein MREWPWCASGASSVRSSFYRFCSIGNSAGFRAAPSLREKPKAKNAMPIPILVLLEVLIVIALSRLVGLGFRAIKQPQVIGEIVAGIMLGPSLLGLVAPDLGAALFPAEAVPFLNVLSEVGLIFFMFLIGLELNPKYLKNNLDVAILTSHVSILVPFSLGSLLALMLYPIVSNNSVSFTAFALFLGAAMSITAFPVLARIITEHNLQNTKLGTLALTCAAVDDVTAWCLLAVAIAVTRTNSMVGALPTIFESIVYIGFMLTVARWFLQRLSKHYNRTGRLSQLVLSGIYMGVVASALITEWIGIHLIFGAFLLGAAMPKNAGLTRELAQKTEDFVLIFLLPIFFAYSGLRTQIGLLNSPELWLLCAAVLGVAIIGKYFGTYTAARVCGISNREASALGWMMNTRGLTELIVLNIGLSLGVISPLLFTMLVIMALVTTFMTSPLLEWTYPKRLIRLDISEFSSDDSELKDLPIAKDSEENAKKILPTYRILVPVANPTTQKGLLQLAVALAQPAAGIGGNDLQSAAVHPLSLIELNEDYAFESTPAEADRIIQERRSKLSELIESLELPDAKKFVHPIIRVTKDVARETAQIAELDRADLILVGWHRPTFSSNRLGGRVGQILSSAKVDVAIFVDRGRERLNNLLVPYAANIHDDLGLELALRLLVNSEQRRLTVLRVAVDGIEGNELSYEFQRVMEQLPPEVRSRIETPIVEAAEPIQAVIAASANADLTIAGTSREWGIERQTLGQYTDELAVQCHSSLLIARCYVKVRSHLASVLTPSSH; from the coding sequence GTGAGAGAATGGCCTTGGTGCGCCTCTGGTGCTTCGTCAGTTCGATCGAGCTTTTATCGATTTTGTTCGATCGGCAATTCTGCCGGCTTTAGGGCCGCACCGTCGCTCCGCGAAAAACCCAAAGCTAAAAATGCCATGCCCATCCCCATTCTCGTCTTGCTGGAAGTTCTAATTGTGATCGCACTTTCCCGACTTGTCGGTTTAGGATTTCGAGCGATCAAACAACCTCAAGTCATTGGAGAAATTGTAGCAGGAATTATGCTCGGGCCTTCTCTCCTCGGTTTGGTTGCACCAGATTTAGGAGCAGCACTTTTTCCAGCCGAGGCCGTTCCTTTCCTCAACGTGCTGTCAGAGGTAGGGCTGATATTTTTCATGTTCTTGATTGGTTTAGAACTGAATCCCAAGTATCTCAAAAACAATTTAGATGTAGCAATTTTAACATCCCACGTCAGCATTTTAGTGCCGTTTTCCCTGGGAAGCTTGCTAGCGCTGATGCTGTACCCGATCGTTTCAAATAATAGTGTTTCCTTTACAGCCTTTGCCCTATTTTTGGGGGCTGCGATGTCAATTACTGCCTTTCCGGTGCTGGCAAGAATTATTACAGAGCACAACTTGCAGAATACAAAATTGGGGACGCTGGCCCTGACTTGCGCTGCGGTAGACGACGTGACGGCGTGGTGTTTGTTAGCGGTGGCGATCGCGGTTACGCGCACTAACTCGATGGTTGGGGCTTTACCGACAATTTTTGAATCTATAGTTTACATCGGTTTCATGCTGACGGTCGCCCGCTGGTTTTTGCAGAGGCTTTCCAAGCACTACAACCGCACCGGCAGGTTATCTCAGTTAGTGCTGTCCGGAATTTACATGGGAGTTGTAGCATCGGCTTTAATTACTGAATGGATCGGCATTCACTTAATTTTCGGTGCATTTCTGTTGGGTGCTGCCATGCCAAAAAATGCCGGACTCACCAGAGAATTAGCTCAAAAAACCGAAGATTTCGTACTGATATTTCTGCTGCCCATCTTTTTTGCTTACAGCGGTTTGCGGACTCAGATTGGTCTGCTCAATAGTCCCGAATTGTGGTTGCTGTGCGCGGCTGTTTTAGGAGTAGCAATTATTGGCAAATATTTCGGCACTTACACTGCTGCTAGAGTCTGCGGCATCAGCAACCGGGAAGCTTCTGCCCTAGGTTGGATGATGAATACTCGCGGTTTGACTGAACTAATTGTGCTGAATATCGGTCTTTCTTTGGGGGTGATTTCGCCGCTGCTATTTACGATGTTGGTGATTATGGCATTGGTGACAACTTTTATGACTTCGCCACTGTTGGAGTGGACTTATCCCAAACGCTTAATTCGGTTAGATATCTCAGAATTTAGCTCTGATGATTCAGAATTAAAAGATTTACCAATTGCTAAAGACAGCGAAGAAAATGCTAAAAAAATTCTACCCACTTACCGAATTTTAGTCCCAGTTGCTAATCCAACTACGCAGAAAGGTTTGCTGCAACTAGCGGTAGCGCTGGCGCAGCCTGCTGCGGGGATAGGTGGTAACGATTTACAATCAGCGGCGGTTCATCCTCTGAGTTTGATAGAATTAAATGAGGATTACGCCTTTGAAAGTACGCCCGCAGAAGCCGATCGCATTATTCAAGAGCGCCGCTCGAAATTATCAGAATTGATTGAGAGTTTGGAATTGCCAGATGCGAAAAAATTCGTGCATCCGATCATTCGGGTTACTAAGGATGTAGCGCGGGAAACGGCGCAAATTGCGGAACTCGATCGCGCGGATTTGATTTTGGTAGGATGGCACAGGCCGACTTTTAGCAGCAACCGTTTGGGAGGGCGCGTCGGCCAAATTCTCAGCAGTGCTAAGGTGGATGTAGCCATTTTCGTTGACAGAGGCCGGGAACGGTTGAATAATTTGTTAGTGCCTTATGCAGCAAATATTCACGACGATTTGGGGTTGGAATTGGCACTGAGACTGTTAGTTAATAGCGAGCAACGCCGTTTGACTGTGCTGCGGGTGGCGGTAGACGGGATTGAGGGAAATGAGCTGAGTTACGAGTTTCAGCGAGTGATGGAGCAGTTGCCGCCTGAGGTGCGATCGCGCATTGAAACTCCGATTGTGGAGGCTGCTGAGCCGATTCAAGCGGTGATTGCTGCTTCTGCTAATGCCGATTTGACGATCGCGGGTACGAGTCGGGAGTGGGGAATTGAGCGCCAAACTCTGGGACAGTATACTGATGAGTTGGCGGTGCAGTGTCATTCTTCGCTGCTGATTGCGCGGTGTTACGTGAAAGTGCGATCGCATTTGGCTTCGGTACTCACTCCCAGCAGTCATTAG
- a CDS encoding DUF4335 domain-containing protein — protein sequence MTIRRQYSLPNCTLVLEGLSDGSAASQLEMRPVLSILMSAECYVTGLGEPLSGGREFFESLVRAVSSYAQEFMSGVHYPDRYGPNLGMVQLHRIDGNSHRLTVLPAGSGTATQIDQKTELSAEVDLTTVQLFDLVEAIDQFFADTQTLPELSLQLTPISKRYIKSAEPLAKRSLPAVVGVSSLALAAMAFFLVPVPEVQRPRDPVPQPNPAGKNLGSPSSGPSGSPNPNPAPPADGLLPGNKIPQTAPNSPTPSPVPTAEASPASPSATPQSNTSPEGTPSASPQSNILPEGTPSPVSEALASPAAAAVPISDPAQIELLKGKLSQQIDGVLKNQPAVAAELVYRVSVAKDGAIVGYKSENSAAADRSADAPLSDLLYKPIGTRPPEEPLADFRVVIAPGGTVAVTPW from the coding sequence ATGACTATTAGGCGTCAGTACAGTCTGCCAAATTGCACCCTGGTTCTTGAAGGGTTGAGCGATGGATCGGCAGCCAGCCAGCTAGAGATGCGGCCGGTGCTTTCGATATTAATGAGCGCTGAATGCTATGTGACAGGCCTCGGCGAACCCCTCAGCGGGGGACGAGAGTTTTTTGAAAGTTTGGTGAGGGCTGTTAGCAGCTACGCTCAAGAATTTATGAGCGGAGTGCATTATCCCGATCGCTACGGCCCGAATTTGGGCATGGTACAGTTGCACAGAATAGACGGGAATTCGCACCGTTTGACAGTTCTACCCGCCGGATCTGGCACCGCCACCCAAATCGATCAAAAAACAGAACTGTCGGCAGAGGTAGATTTGACGACGGTACAGCTATTTGACTTAGTAGAGGCGATCGATCAATTTTTTGCTGACACGCAAACGCTGCCGGAATTGTCACTGCAATTAACCCCAATTTCCAAGCGTTATATCAAGTCTGCCGAACCGTTAGCGAAGCGGAGTTTGCCTGCGGTGGTAGGGGTGTCGAGTTTGGCTTTGGCCGCGATGGCGTTTTTCTTAGTGCCGGTGCCAGAAGTCCAACGCCCGAGAGATCCGGTGCCGCAGCCCAATCCGGCCGGCAAGAATCTCGGATCGCCGAGTTCGGGTCCCTCAGGTTCGCCGAATCCCAATCCTGCCCCTCCTGCTGACGGTTTGCTACCTGGGAATAAAATTCCCCAAACCGCACCAAATTCGCCAACGCCGAGTCCCGTGCCAACTGCGGAAGCTTCCCCTGCTTCGCCCTCTGCCACACCGCAGTCGAACACTTCGCCCGAGGGCACGCCCTCTGCCTCGCCGCAGTCGAACATTTTGCCCGAGGGTACGCCCAGTCCTGTTTCCGAAGCTTTGGCCAGCCCTGCCGCTGCCGCCGTGCCGATTAGCGATCCGGCCCAAATTGAGCTGTTGAAGGGCAAACTTTCGCAGCAAATTGACGGAGTTTTGAAGAATCAGCCGGCAGTGGCTGCGGAGTTGGTTTATCGCGTCAGCGTGGCTAAAGACGGGGCGATTGTCGGTTACAAGTCGGAGAATTCCGCAGCAGCCGATCGATCTGCCGATGCGCCGTTGTCGGATTTGCTTTACAAACCGATCGGCACTAGGCCGCCCGAGGAACCGCTGGCTGATTTCCGAGTAGTTATTGCACCGGGCGGTACTGTTGCGGTGACTCCTTGGTAA
- the rpsB gene encoding 30S ribosomal protein S2 — translation MPVVSLAQMLESGVHFGHQTRRWNPKMAPYIFTERNGVHIIDLVQTAQLMEDAYEYMRVASEKGKKFLFVGTKRQAAGIVAQEAQRCGAYYVNQRWLGGMLTNWTTIKSRVERLKDLERREEIGALDLLPKKEASVLRREMAKLQKYLGGIKSMRKIPDGVVLVDQRREYNAVLECQKLGIPIVSLLDTNCDPDLVDIAIPANDDAIRSIKLIVGKLADAIYEGRHGQQGGDADEDYDYEGGYEGGEYDGEIEELDDPNYVDPDESDADGEETES, via the coding sequence ATGCCAGTAGTTAGTTTGGCTCAAATGTTAGAGTCAGGGGTTCACTTCGGACACCAAACCCGTCGGTGGAACCCGAAAATGGCTCCCTACATTTTCACAGAGCGCAACGGGGTTCACATCATCGACCTCGTGCAAACCGCTCAGCTTATGGAAGACGCCTACGAGTACATGAGAGTGGCCTCGGAAAAAGGTAAAAAGTTTTTGTTCGTCGGTACCAAGCGCCAAGCTGCCGGGATCGTAGCCCAAGAAGCTCAACGCTGCGGCGCTTACTACGTCAACCAGCGCTGGCTGGGCGGAATGCTCACCAACTGGACAACGATTAAGTCCCGCGTCGAGCGCCTCAAGGATTTGGAACGCCGCGAGGAAATCGGCGCCCTGGATTTGTTGCCGAAAAAAGAAGCTTCGGTGTTGCGCCGAGAAATGGCAAAACTCCAGAAGTATCTGGGCGGGATTAAATCTATGCGTAAGATTCCCGACGGAGTGGTGCTGGTAGACCAACGCCGCGAGTATAATGCTGTGTTGGAATGCCAAAAGCTGGGAATTCCGATCGTGTCTCTGTTGGATACCAACTGTGACCCTGATTTGGTTGACATTGCAATTCCAGCAAACGACGATGCTATTCGATCGATCAAACTGATTGTCGGCAAGTTAGCTGATGCCATCTACGAAGGTCGTCACGGTCAACAAGGCGGCGACGCTGACGAAGACTACGACTACGAAGGTGGTTATGAAGGCGGCGAATATGATGGCGAAATCGAAGAATTGGATGACCCCAATTATGTAGATCCCGACGAATCCGACGCTGACGGCGAAGAAACCGAAAGCTAG